In the genome of Terribacillus sp. FSL K6-0262, one region contains:
- a CDS encoding N-acetylmuramoyl-L-alanine amidase, producing the protein MVKIYVDPGHGGSDPGATANGIQEKNVVLAIGTSIRNILQLEYENAEVRMSRTGDTFPSLTQRTDDANAWGADFFLSIHVNAGGGTGYEDYIYTTLSDSSETGVMRARIHEEVMKLNGMSDRGMKKANFHVLRETAMPAVLTENGFIDNSADAAKMKSNSWIQNVARGHVNGLERALGLRKKSGSDTTFLIRVKVASLYYYDAPDWNARAGIVSQGEVFTVVETLTVNGSTMYKLKSGNYITANPQYVEII; encoded by the coding sequence ATGGTGAAGATTTATGTAGACCCAGGACACGGAGGTTCCGATCCGGGAGCGACAGCAAACGGGATTCAGGAGAAGAATGTGGTTTTGGCAATCGGGACATCGATCCGTAATATCCTGCAGCTGGAGTATGAAAATGCAGAGGTTCGCATGTCTCGTACGGGGGATACATTCCCCTCACTTACCCAGCGGACGGATGATGCGAATGCTTGGGGTGCTGATTTCTTCCTGAGTATCCATGTCAATGCTGGGGGCGGCACAGGCTATGAGGATTATATTTATACGACACTATCAGACAGCTCCGAAACAGGAGTGATGCGCGCCCGGATTCACGAAGAAGTGATGAAGCTGAATGGCATGTCAGATCGCGGCATGAAAAAGGCGAATTTCCATGTGCTTCGGGAAACGGCAATGCCTGCTGTGCTGACGGAGAATGGTTTTATCGACAATAGTGCCGACGCAGCAAAGATGAAATCCAATTCATGGATCCAGAATGTGGCGCGAGGGCATGTCAACGGTTTGGAAAGAGCATTGGGTCTGCGAAAAAAATCGGGCTCTGATACAACCTTCCTGATTCGAGTGAAAGTTGCTTCCTTGTACTATTATGATGCGCCGGATTGGAATGCGCGTGCCGGTATAGTAAGCCAAGGGGAAGTGTTCACAGTGGTGGAGACACTTACCGTCAATGGTTCGACGATGTATAAACTGAAGAGCGGAAACTATATAACAGCAAACCCGCAATATGTGGAAATCATCTAA
- a CDS encoding isochorismatase family cysteine hydrolase encodes MSDKKAVLFIDVFNNFDFPDGDKLLENTKKILPNWKKLRQKAKENDWPVIFVNDHYGIWQDNFKKIADYCRNEDNKEIIDSMMPTEDDYFLLKPKHSAFFQTSLPSLLKELHCNHVILAGIAGNICVIFSANDAHMREFELDVPKNCVASNTKNQNDDALRVIEMTLSANIDPI; translated from the coding sequence ATGAGTGATAAAAAAGCTGTCTTGTTTATAGATGTATTCAACAATTTCGACTTCCCCGACGGTGATAAGCTGCTGGAGAATACGAAAAAAATCCTTCCTAACTGGAAAAAGCTGCGACAAAAGGCCAAGGAGAATGACTGGCCTGTCATCTTCGTAAATGATCACTATGGGATTTGGCAGGACAACTTCAAAAAAATAGCTGATTATTGCAGGAATGAGGACAATAAAGAAATCATCGACTCGATGATGCCAACTGAAGATGATTACTTTCTGTTGAAGCCGAAGCATTCTGCCTTCTTCCAGACATCGCTGCCCTCCCTTTTGAAAGAGCTCCATTGCAATCACGTCATTCTGGCAGGCATCGCCGGGAATATCTGCGTCATCTTCTCAGCCAATGACGCCCATATGCGGGAATTCGAGCTGGATGTGCCAAAGAACTGTGTAGCATCCAATACGAAAAATCAAAATGACGACGCCCTGCGTGTCATAGAAATGACCCTCAGCGCCAATATAGATCCAATTTGA
- a CDS encoding type 1 glutamine amidotransferase domain-containing protein, which produces MAKIATVITDSFEDVEYTDPAKAFKQAGHEVTTIEMEAGKSVTGKQGEATVPIDKGIDDVKPEDFDALFIPGGGSPDNLRADDRFVNFAKHFMDEKKPVFAICHGPQLLITAKTLEGRKATGYKSIQVDMEYAGATVEDKEVVVCQNQLVTSRQPDDIPAFIDESLKLLK; this is translated from the coding sequence ATGGCTAAGATTGCTACTGTAATAACGGATTCCTTTGAGGATGTGGAATACACGGATCCAGCCAAAGCGTTCAAGCAAGCTGGTCATGAAGTGACAACAATCGAGATGGAAGCAGGTAAAAGTGTAACCGGTAAGCAAGGGGAAGCGACAGTACCAATCGATAAAGGTATCGATGACGTGAAACCGGAAGATTTCGACGCCCTCTTCATTCCAGGCGGAGGATCACCTGATAATTTGCGTGCGGATGATCGATTCGTGAATTTCGCGAAGCACTTCATGGACGAGAAAAAGCCGGTCTTCGCAATCTGTCATGGTCCGCAGCTGCTGATTACCGCCAAGACACTTGAAGGACGCAAGGCGACAGGCTATAAATCCATTCAGGTGGATATGGAATATGCCGGAGCCACTGTGGAAGACAAGGAAGTTGTCGTTTGTCAGAATCAGCTGGTTACAAGCAGACAGCCGGATGACATTCCAGCATTCATCGACGAATCCTTGAAGCTATTGAAATAA
- the aldA gene encoding aldehyde dehydrogenase: protein MQTHQLYINGTFVTSESEETIDILDPATEEVISNIPKATEEEVERAVEGAAAAQKGWEQTPAIERARIVRQLGDELEKRKDAFVSLLQEEQGKNYELATGEVDMAIDFFRYTSEWARRIEGDIVPSDRPNENILIFKKPIGVVAGIVPWNFPVFILARKVAQALTAGCALVLKPSQQTPNTAYEFTKMVDELGIVPDGVYQYVTGTGSALGNQLASHPKVDMISITGSVEAGTKVMEAGARNITKVNLELGGKAPAIVTANADLDLAVEQIKASRLLNNGQTCTNAERVYVQESIAEAFTDKLKQAFEQVSYGNPAEDHDVEMGPLVSKDRLETVEEMVAAAEEEGAVCIIGGKRADAEKGYFYEPTILANVQHDSEIIKNEIFGPVVPIVTFTDLEEAIEMGNDTEYGLSSSVYTEDIHEALKVINELKFGETYVNRENMEAVQGYHAGIRKSGLGGTDGKHGIEDFLITQAVYMQYKK, encoded by the coding sequence GTGCAGACGCATCAGCTTTATATCAACGGAACCTTTGTTACCTCTGAGTCAGAAGAGACAATTGATATTCTTGACCCGGCTACGGAAGAAGTCATTTCCAATATCCCAAAAGCGACTGAAGAGGAGGTGGAGCGAGCCGTCGAAGGAGCTGCCGCAGCCCAGAAAGGATGGGAGCAGACGCCGGCAATCGAGCGGGCCAGGATTGTACGCCAGCTAGGTGATGAGCTGGAGAAACGAAAGGATGCTTTTGTTTCCTTGCTGCAGGAGGAACAAGGGAAGAATTACGAGCTTGCCACTGGCGAAGTGGATATGGCAATCGATTTCTTCCGCTATACTTCTGAATGGGCCCGCCGGATCGAAGGCGATATCGTCCCTAGTGATCGGCCAAATGAAAATATCCTCATTTTCAAGAAACCGATCGGGGTGGTTGCTGGTATCGTGCCATGGAACTTCCCAGTATTCATTCTGGCACGTAAGGTGGCCCAAGCTTTGACAGCAGGCTGTGCACTTGTATTGAAACCAAGTCAGCAAACACCAAATACAGCATATGAGTTCACCAAGATGGTGGATGAATTGGGCATCGTGCCGGACGGCGTTTATCAGTATGTGACAGGTACAGGATCCGCATTGGGGAATCAGCTCGCTTCTCATCCGAAAGTGGACATGATTTCGATTACCGGCAGCGTGGAAGCAGGAACAAAGGTAATGGAAGCCGGCGCACGGAATATCACCAAGGTCAATCTCGAACTTGGGGGTAAGGCACCTGCCATCGTCACAGCGAATGCCGATCTGGATTTGGCTGTTGAGCAAATCAAAGCATCCCGTCTGCTGAACAATGGCCAGACATGTACGAATGCAGAGCGCGTCTATGTACAGGAAAGCATAGCCGAAGCATTCACAGATAAACTGAAACAAGCATTTGAGCAAGTTTCCTATGGTAATCCCGCTGAGGATCATGATGTAGAAATGGGACCGCTTGTGAGCAAGGATCGACTGGAAACGGTGGAAGAAATGGTGGCGGCAGCTGAAGAAGAAGGCGCTGTCTGTATCATTGGCGGCAAGAGGGCAGATGCAGAAAAAGGCTACTTCTATGAACCGACCATCCTGGCCAACGTACAGCATGACTCCGAAATCATCAAAAATGAAATTTTCGGACCTGTTGTTCCGATCGTTACGTTCACCGACCTGGAAGAAGCAATTGAAATGGGGAACGATACGGAATACGGTCTTTCCTCTTCTGTATATACGGAAGATATTCATGAAGCGTTGAAAGTGATCAACGAGCTGAAGTTCGGGGAAACATATGTCAATCGCGAAAACATGGAAGCCGTGCAAGGGTATCATGCCGGGATCCGTAAATCAGGCCTTGGCGGTACCGACGGCAAGCATGGAATCGAGGATTTCCTCATCACACAAGCAGTGTACATGCAATATAAGAAATAA
- a CDS encoding spore germination protein, protein MDYIEKQYLYGINYDFVSRELRGATGKYHIFYYSTIVDTKQLNDHIVTPLMETKKDVSVDRIVTLSNLSSVKDMNDVEKGLMTGSAIIFKDGDKEGFEAKIDNFKHRNIEKPENEKTVRGPKESFTESLPTNISIFRKQIPSKDLIVENIEVGTRPAMPVSLIYARDLVNDEILENIKKRLREITVDSVRNIEVLEQFLEERPASLFPTTLYTERPDNAANFIADGYVILLMENSSSCLIVPITIWSFFHSPEDRYLRWAFGNFSRLIRAIAYFITLFVSATYVAITNYHSQLIPIDLLLAIAASRERVPLPIIFEILMMEIAFELIREAGVRIPSPLGPTIGIVGALILGQAAVEANIVSPIVVIIVALSGLSSFAAANYSINHTLRISRFLFIVAASFYGLLSLLGAIVIWAAYVVSITSFGVNYFAPATPTNKSTRDTFFRKILKKEKWRPGFLNPKDWDKY, encoded by the coding sequence GTGGACTATATCGAAAAACAATACTTATATGGCATCAATTACGATTTCGTCTCAAGGGAATTAAGGGGAGCTACTGGTAAATACCATATATTCTACTACTCCACCATAGTCGATACAAAACAGCTGAATGACCATATCGTAACGCCATTGATGGAAACCAAAAAGGACGTATCCGTCGATCGAATTGTCACATTGTCCAATCTCAGCAGTGTAAAGGACATGAATGATGTAGAGAAGGGCCTTATGACAGGCAGCGCCATCATCTTTAAAGATGGGGACAAGGAAGGGTTCGAAGCTAAAATCGATAACTTCAAACATCGCAACATCGAAAAACCAGAAAATGAGAAAACCGTCAGGGGACCAAAGGAATCCTTCACGGAGTCTCTACCGACAAATATATCCATTTTCCGGAAACAGATCCCCTCCAAAGATTTGATTGTCGAAAATATCGAGGTTGGCACAAGACCCGCCATGCCAGTATCCCTTATTTATGCCCGGGACCTCGTAAACGATGAAATACTGGAGAATATCAAAAAGCGGCTAAGGGAAATCACAGTCGATAGCGTACGAAATATCGAGGTGCTGGAGCAATTCCTGGAGGAAAGGCCTGCCTCTCTTTTTCCTACGACTCTGTATACAGAACGGCCGGACAATGCGGCTAACTTCATCGCAGACGGCTATGTGATCCTTTTGATGGAGAACTCCTCATCCTGTCTGATTGTACCGATCACCATCTGGTCTTTCTTCCATTCTCCCGAGGATCGGTATCTGCGATGGGCCTTCGGGAATTTCAGCAGATTGATCAGAGCCATCGCCTATTTCATCACCTTATTTGTCTCTGCCACCTATGTAGCCATAACAAATTACCATAGTCAGCTCATCCCGATCGATTTGCTCCTTGCCATAGCAGCCAGCAGGGAACGGGTCCCGCTGCCGATCATCTTCGAGATTTTAATGATGGAAATAGCCTTCGAATTAATCCGGGAAGCAGGTGTGCGCATTCCTTCACCACTCGGACCGACCATCGGTATCGTCGGGGCGTTGATCCTGGGACAAGCGGCAGTCGAAGCAAATATCGTCAGTCCGATCGTTGTCATCATTGTGGCACTGAGCGGGTTATCCTCGTTCGCTGCTGCCAACTACAGCATCAACCATACCTTGCGGATATCCAGATTCCTTTTCATCGTAGCTGCCAGTTTTTACGGATTGCTCAGTCTGCTGGGAGCCATAGTGATTTGGGCGGCATATGTCGTATCCATTACATCCTTTGGCGTGAACTACTTCGCACCAGCTACACCCACAAACAAATCGACACGCGATACGTTTTTCCGCAAGATACTGAAAAAGGAAAAATGGAGACCTGGATTCCTGAATCCAAAAGACTGGGATAAATATTAG
- a CDS encoding GerAB/ArcD/ProY family transporter codes for MRLNNKPLRVRELLALIFLLIGLKGGDTTPALFADQAQNAIWLAPIISFLFLLGPFLLLMSLLKKYENYNLVELIFHLLGKKAGTALALLLMICGYLSMFTDMRNVVEEINYLYFPNSPTLVIYVLFLGICLIVAHKGLETIGSLAWALLPIIVLTVISVLIVDIRAAELLRIFPIFGGGVGTVLREGISKSAAFMEIFLITIAYSAFHHTKYFRLGIFWGGGLSAILIITFYAIYTMLFDYNSINNIAFLYQESTEIIPLRHFFTNISTFFMVGWMFSNFIRFTIFLYLLSWIFGAIFEIKRFEGLLLPMGFIAMMVSLIPPSFVVNEMIFREKSLQFMTPIFFLFPFLLWGASYWRDRKT; via the coding sequence ATGAGACTAAATAACAAGCCATTACGTGTTCGTGAACTATTGGCGTTAATTTTTTTGCTTATCGGTTTAAAAGGGGGCGATACAACCCCGGCCCTTTTTGCCGACCAGGCCCAAAATGCCATATGGCTGGCACCGATAATCTCCTTTCTCTTTTTATTAGGTCCCTTTTTGCTTCTCATGTCCCTGCTGAAGAAATATGAAAATTATAATCTGGTGGAACTTATCTTCCACCTGCTTGGAAAGAAAGCCGGAACCGCCCTTGCATTGCTGCTTATGATCTGCGGTTATTTATCCATGTTCACGGATATGCGCAATGTGGTGGAAGAGATCAACTATTTATATTTCCCGAATTCGCCAACGCTCGTTATTTATGTCCTCTTTCTCGGCATCTGCCTGATTGTCGCCCATAAAGGGCTGGAGACAATCGGAAGCTTGGCCTGGGCACTGCTCCCTATAATCGTGCTTACAGTCATTTCCGTATTGATAGTGGATATAAGAGCAGCTGAATTATTACGCATTTTCCCGATATTCGGTGGAGGTGTGGGTACGGTCCTTCGGGAAGGCATATCCAAATCGGCTGCCTTTATGGAAATATTCCTGATAACGATTGCTTACTCGGCTTTTCACCACACCAAATATTTCCGGCTGGGCATCTTTTGGGGCGGCGGACTATCCGCTATCCTGATCATCACCTTCTATGCGATTTATACGATGCTGTTTGATTATAATTCCATCAATAATATAGCTTTTCTTTATCAAGAATCGACTGAAATCATTCCCTTAAGACATTTTTTTACAAATATCAGCACTTTCTTCATGGTCGGCTGGATGTTCTCCAACTTCATTCGATTTACCATCTTCCTTTACTTGCTAAGCTGGATTTTCGGAGCCATCTTCGAGATAAAACGATTTGAAGGTCTCCTGCTGCCAATGGGGTTCATCGCCATGATGGTTTCACTCATTCCGCCTAGCTTTGTCGTCAATGAAATGATTTTCAGGGAAAAGAGCCTGCAATTTATGACGCCTATTTTCTTCTTATTCCCTTTTCTGCTATGGGGAGCATCTTACTGGAGGGATAGAAAAACATGA
- a CDS encoding CsbD family protein produces MAENKQSLSEKVKGAVSKIKGEAKDQIGNAKNDKGMQADGKKDKAKGNLQDTAGKLKENHDRQ; encoded by the coding sequence ATGGCTGAAAATAAACAAAGTCTGAGTGAAAAAGTAAAAGGTGCCGTTTCCAAGATCAAGGGCGAAGCGAAGGACCAGATTGGCAACGCGAAAAACGACAAAGGCATGCAAGCAGATGGGAAGAAAGACAAAGCAAAAGGCAACCTGCAGGATACGGCCGGAAAATTAAAAGAAAATCATGACCGTCAATAA
- the tadA gene encoding tRNA adenosine(34) deaminase TadA, protein MTTDAYWMEQAIQEARRAEHLGEVPIGAIIVKDGEIIASGFNLRETTQQAHSHAEMHAIQAANEKIGSWRLEDCDLYVTLEPCPMCAGAIIQSRIRRVIFGAYDPKAGCAGTLYNLLEDERFNHQTEVTGGVLQEECGWLLTSFFRELRKRKSAENSRD, encoded by the coding sequence ATGACAACCGATGCTTATTGGATGGAGCAAGCGATACAAGAAGCAAGACGTGCCGAGCATCTCGGAGAAGTACCGATAGGAGCAATAATCGTGAAGGATGGAGAGATCATCGCTTCGGGATTCAATCTCAGGGAGACGACCCAGCAGGCGCATTCCCATGCAGAAATGCATGCCATCCAGGCTGCCAATGAAAAAATCGGCAGCTGGAGGCTGGAGGATTGCGATCTGTACGTGACCCTTGAGCCGTGTCCGATGTGCGCAGGAGCCATTATCCAATCACGGATCCGCCGTGTCATATTCGGTGCCTATGATCCTAAAGCAGGCTGCGCGGGCACTTTATATAATTTACTGGAAGACGAGCGGTTTAATCATCAAACAGAAGTGACAGGCGGTGTGCTGCAGGAGGAATGCGGTTGGCTGCTGACGTCATTCTTCCGGGAATTGCGGAAACGGAAATCAGCCGAAAACAGCCGGGATTGA
- the acsA gene encoding acetate--CoA ligase, translating to MKMLAPLAGKHNVTDFEALRQSFEWSQMEREFSWFNTGKLNAAYEAVDRHAENPAKADQLALIYQNGEIEEKWTFKQLKEHSSRAANMLKSLGVTKGDRVFLFMPRCPDFYASFFGILKNGAVAGPLFEAFMEQAVEDRLKDSRASVLITTAELLPRVKRDDLPDLKEIIVLGSESFEGVHDYTELMEKASPEFEPVWLDKEDGMLLHYTSGSTGKPKGVYHAHRAMIQHYATGKWVLDLQEDDIYWCTADPGWVTGTSYGIFAPWLNGATNVIAGGRFTPEAWYKIIERHKVTVWYTAPTALRKLAAAGEGAARANDLSSLRHVLSVGEPLNPEIIYWAEEVYGKRVHDTWWMTETGAMLIVNHPTLPIKPGAMGKPIPGIEAAIIDDAGNVLPPHTSGNLAVKAGWPSMMKTIWGNQEKFDSYFIKGWYVSGDSAKVDEEGYFWFEGRLDDVINTSGKLVGPFEVESKLIEHPAVTEAAVIGKPDEERGEIIKAFITLDKGHKDSVELREEIRLFIKRGLSAHAAPREIEVVTSIPKTRSGKIMRRLLRAKELGLPLGDTSTLED from the coding sequence ATGAAAATGTTAGCACCTCTCGCCGGAAAGCACAATGTAACGGATTTTGAAGCACTACGTCAGTCGTTTGAGTGGAGTCAGATGGAGCGGGAATTCTCCTGGTTTAATACGGGCAAATTGAATGCTGCTTACGAGGCTGTGGATCGTCATGCGGAAAATCCAGCTAAAGCAGATCAGCTTGCCTTGATTTATCAAAATGGGGAAATAGAAGAGAAGTGGACGTTCAAGCAGCTAAAAGAACACAGCAGCCGGGCGGCTAATATGCTGAAGTCGCTTGGCGTCACAAAGGGTGATCGAGTTTTCTTGTTCATGCCCCGCTGTCCTGATTTTTACGCAAGCTTCTTTGGTATTCTCAAAAATGGTGCTGTAGCCGGACCTCTATTCGAGGCTTTCATGGAACAGGCAGTGGAAGATCGGTTGAAGGATAGCAGAGCCAGTGTGTTGATAACCACTGCAGAACTGCTGCCGCGTGTGAAAAGAGATGACCTCCCGGATTTGAAAGAGATCATCGTACTCGGCAGCGAGTCATTTGAGGGGGTGCATGACTACACCGAATTGATGGAGAAAGCATCGCCTGAATTCGAGCCGGTTTGGCTGGATAAAGAAGATGGCATGCTCCTGCATTATACCTCTGGGTCCACTGGCAAGCCCAAAGGTGTCTATCATGCCCATAGGGCGATGATCCAGCATTATGCCACCGGCAAATGGGTTCTTGATTTGCAGGAGGATGATATATATTGGTGTACGGCTGATCCGGGTTGGGTTACAGGAACAAGTTATGGCATATTTGCACCGTGGCTGAATGGGGCGACGAATGTAATTGCCGGCGGACGCTTTACACCAGAGGCTTGGTACAAGATCATCGAACGTCATAAGGTGACGGTTTGGTATACTGCCCCGACTGCATTGCGGAAGCTGGCGGCAGCAGGTGAAGGGGCTGCCCGTGCCAATGATTTGTCCTCGCTTCGTCATGTCCTCAGTGTCGGGGAGCCTCTGAACCCAGAAATCATCTATTGGGCGGAAGAAGTTTACGGCAAACGTGTCCATGATACTTGGTGGATGACCGAAACAGGCGCCATGCTCATCGTCAATCATCCGACACTGCCGATCAAGCCGGGAGCCATGGGCAAACCGATACCCGGGATCGAGGCTGCCATCATCGATGATGCGGGGAATGTACTTCCGCCGCACACAAGCGGAAATCTGGCAGTGAAGGCTGGCTGGCCATCGATGATGAAAACAATCTGGGGCAATCAGGAAAAATTCGATAGTTATTTCATCAAGGGCTGGTATGTATCAGGTGATAGCGCCAAAGTGGATGAAGAAGGGTATTTCTGGTTTGAGGGACGTTTGGATGATGTGATCAACACCTCTGGGAAACTGGTCGGACCCTTTGAAGTGGAAAGCAAGCTGATCGAGCATCCGGCAGTTACGGAGGCTGCGGTAATCGGGAAGCCGGATGAAGAACGCGGGGAAATCATCAAGGCCTTCATCACTCTGGATAAGGGACATAAAGATTCCGTGGAGCTGCGGGAAGAAATCCGCTTATTCATTAAAAGAGGATTAAGTGCACATGCTGCTCCAAGGGAAATCGAAGTCGTCACTTCCATACCGAAAACAAGAAGCGGCAAAATCATGCGCCGCCTCTTGCGGGCGAAAGAACTGGGTCTTCCTCTTGGGGATACATCCACTTTGGAGGATTGA
- a CDS encoding glycoside hydrolase family 18 protein translates to MQIYTVRAGDTLAGIASRYGTTSRELITANELEAPDDLVVGQTLVIPIIGSFYYVQAGDSLYAIASRNDLSVAELARINNIPASAILQPGQRLYLPARPKRQIESNAYIEPSGNTVSQALENAARQRAPYLTYLMPFSYQVDREGNLTAPPLNEFASIAQNNNTTLSLAVSTIENGEFSAELGARIVTVTSVQDRLFTNIINTARDVGFREVHFDIEFLPPENREDYNNFLRRAVARFHPQGLRVSTAVAPKTSATQQGQWYEAHDYAAHGQIVDFVVLMTYEWGYSGGPPLAVSPLPNVREVVEYALTEMPASKIVLGQNLYGYDWTLPYEPGGDYARAVSPQRAIAIARENNAAIQYDTTAQAPFFNYTAADGAQHEVWFEDARSIQAKFDLIKELDLRGISYWKLGLSFPQNWLLLTDNFTIRKL, encoded by the coding sequence TTGCAAATATATACCGTGCGGGCCGGTGATACACTGGCTGGCATCGCAAGCCGTTATGGCACTACAAGTCGGGAATTGATTACCGCAAACGAATTGGAAGCTCCGGATGATCTTGTCGTTGGTCAGACACTGGTGATTCCGATCATCGGCTCATTCTATTATGTCCAAGCAGGGGACAGTCTTTACGCCATTGCCAGCAGAAATGATTTATCGGTTGCTGAGCTCGCCCGCATCAATAATATCCCGGCCTCGGCAATCTTGCAGCCAGGTCAGCGTCTATATCTGCCAGCCAGACCAAAAAGACAGATTGAGTCGAATGCTTATATCGAGCCGTCTGGAAATACCGTCTCCCAGGCTTTGGAGAATGCAGCAAGACAACGCGCCCCATATCTCACTTACCTGATGCCATTCAGCTATCAAGTGGATCGGGAAGGAAATCTCACTGCCCCTCCCTTGAATGAATTTGCCTCGATAGCCCAAAACAATAACACTACTCTGAGCCTGGCTGTCTCAACCATCGAAAACGGAGAGTTCAGCGCCGAGCTGGGGGCTCGGATCGTCACCGTCACTTCGGTCCAGGACCGTTTGTTCACAAATATCATCAATACTGCCAGGGATGTTGGATTTCGTGAGGTGCACTTCGATATTGAATTCCTGCCTCCGGAAAATCGGGAGGACTATAATAACTTCCTCAGACGGGCCGTGGCCAGATTTCACCCGCAGGGACTGCGTGTTTCGACAGCAGTGGCGCCGAAGACGAGCGCGACCCAGCAAGGACAATGGTACGAAGCACATGATTATGCTGCACATGGGCAGATAGTCGATTTTGTCGTTTTGATGACGTATGAGTGGGGTTACAGCGGCGGGCCGCCATTAGCGGTTTCTCCACTACCGAATGTACGGGAGGTAGTGGAATATGCACTAACGGAAATGCCTGCCAGCAAGATCGTGCTGGGTCAAAATTTATACGGCTATGATTGGACACTTCCTTATGAACCGGGAGGGGACTATGCCAGGGCAGTCAGTCCGCAGCGGGCCATCGCGATTGCCCGTGAAAATAATGCTGCGATTCAATACGACACAACAGCACAAGCACCTTTTTTCAACTATACAGCTGCAGATGGTGCACAGCATGAGGTTTGGTTTGAGGATGCCCGTTCCATCCAGGCAAAATTCGACTTGATCAAGGAGCTGGACTTGCGCGGTATCAGTTATTGGAAGCTCGGTCTTTCCTTTCCCCAAAACTGGCTATTACTTACCGATAACTTCACTATCAGGAAACTTTGA
- a CDS encoding DUF3891 family protein, with protein sequence MIVRESDEGKTVLIPQHAHAAISGEIARHWRKDDPESPIQRPEAIMAIDQHDRAWIPLDEVPKQKPDGSGFYSFIDYPLPDKLRAYQQGIMEVREQSRYAAILCSRHYCSFFSEDTDDERIKAFLEREEGLQQTDRQALTPAELATLDIDQKLLSFCDNVSLYLCMNKPGVPKQDEVNWFRDGFKERFSFADKIVGEWISTNEVRLTPSPLEGPVRLAIPQLMAAGDDYREEKLWITVI encoded by the coding sequence ATGATCGTTCGAGAAAGTGATGAAGGGAAAACGGTGTTGATTCCCCAGCATGCGCATGCGGCTATTTCCGGGGAAATAGCCAGGCATTGGCGAAAGGATGATCCCGAATCACCGATTCAGCGCCCGGAGGCGATCATGGCAATCGATCAGCATGACAGAGCCTGGATTCCCCTGGATGAAGTTCCAAAACAAAAACCGGATGGGAGCGGATTTTATAGCTTTATTGATTACCCCCTGCCGGATAAACTGCGTGCATATCAGCAAGGCATCATGGAAGTCCGTGAACAATCCCGTTATGCAGCTATTTTATGCAGCCGGCATTATTGCTCCTTTTTTTCGGAAGATACAGATGATGAACGGATTAAAGCATTCCTGGAGCGAGAAGAGGGTTTGCAGCAGACAGATAGGCAGGCGCTAACACCGGCTGAACTAGCTACATTGGATATCGACCAGAAGCTTCTATCCTTTTGTGATAATGTTTCCCTCTATCTGTGCATGAATAAGCCGGGAGTGCCGAAACAAGATGAAGTGAACTGGTTCCGGGATGGCTTCAAGGAACGATTTTCCTTTGCGGATAAGATCGTCGGGGAATGGATATCGACAAACGAGGTCAGGCTGACCCCGTCTCCGCTTGAAGGGCCTGTACGGTTGGCCATTCCGCAATTGATGGCAGCAGGTGATGACTACAGGGAAGAAAAGCTTTGGATAACGGTGATATAA